The following coding sequences are from one Paenibacillus tundrae window:
- a CDS encoding WecB/TagA/CpsF family glycosyltransferase has translation MSQIGTIPTVSIYGIPFSKLPMSETVEVLREAVLSKQPHHVITANPIMVMAAMEDPAIMRVMQSAEMVVPDGTGVVWAANYCGDPVAERVPGYELLHELLRVGENYRWGVYLLGSTPEVIQETAVRLQQQYPAIRIVGYRDGFFGSDEDDQVVAAIRETAPDLLFVARGADTQDPWINKFKDTLQVPVMMGVGGSFDVISGKTKRAPKLFQKLRLEWFYRLLREPSRAGRMLALPKFALKVITDKENVTKAQ, from the coding sequence ATGAGTCAGATCGGCACTATACCTACCGTTTCCATCTACGGTATTCCTTTTTCCAAATTGCCGATGAGCGAGACGGTAGAAGTTCTAAGGGAAGCGGTGCTGTCGAAGCAACCGCATCACGTCATTACAGCCAATCCAATTATGGTTATGGCGGCAATGGAAGATCCAGCAATCATGCGCGTTATGCAATCGGCTGAGATGGTTGTCCCTGACGGTACAGGCGTTGTATGGGCTGCGAATTATTGCGGAGATCCTGTAGCTGAGCGTGTTCCCGGATATGAACTTTTACATGAATTGCTGCGCGTTGGAGAAAACTATCGTTGGGGTGTATATTTACTCGGTTCTACACCTGAGGTGATTCAAGAAACGGCAGTTCGGTTACAACAGCAGTATCCGGCGATTCGTATTGTAGGTTATCGTGACGGCTTCTTCGGTTCGGATGAAGATGATCAAGTCGTGGCTGCAATTCGTGAAACTGCTCCGGATCTATTGTTTGTTGCGCGGGGTGCAGATACGCAAGACCCTTGGATTAACAAGTTCAAGGATACGCTCCAGGTTCCGGTGATGATGGGTGTTGGAGGAAGCTTCGATGTCATCTCAGGCAAAACGAAACGTGCGCCGAAACTGTTCCAGAAGTTAAGACTGGAATGGTTCTATCGCTTGCTTCGCGAGCCAAGTCGGGCTGGTCGAATGCTTGCGCTCCCGAAATTTGCACTTAAAGTCATAACGGACAAAGAAAACGTGACAAAAGCCCAATAA
- the csaB gene encoding polysaccharide pyruvyl transferase CsaB, with protein sequence MVTTSKKIVISGYYGFRNSGDEAVLKSILTALEEESRKSGITIEPIVLSGDPESTTAMYGVRSVHRMKFKEVREAIKESDGLISGGGSLLQDATGLKSIPYYLGVIKLAQWLKKPTFIYAQGIGPVNRKIFNPMIRSVFKACKYVSVRDEQSAELLRQLGLQWNQIHVVPDPVMGLPLPENGATEKSVVEGSGEKPSVNEGSPGHNTSSGNTKLPVIGISVRFWESDRKELTAIAAGLKKLCVHKAVHLRFMPFHLPKDDEASRFVMELMGDVSSKGSEVSITDNLTDPQLMLQEVSQCDIVIGMRLHSLIYAASQYVPPVGISYDPKIDQFMLRLDSDPVGSTSTLDADQLAKHVSKLLDQRSQWLKEHEELITELKQEARVPAQQIINYLGRKG encoded by the coding sequence ATGGTCACCACTTCTAAAAAAATAGTCATCTCAGGATATTACGGTTTCCGTAACAGCGGAGACGAAGCGGTGCTGAAGTCAATTCTGACAGCACTGGAAGAGGAGAGCCGCAAGTCGGGGATCACCATTGAACCCATTGTGCTCTCCGGTGATCCAGAATCGACCACTGCAATGTATGGTGTTCGTTCTGTTCATCGCATGAAATTCAAGGAAGTTCGAGAAGCCATCAAGGAAAGTGACGGGTTAATTAGCGGTGGTGGTAGCCTGCTGCAGGATGCAACAGGGTTGAAGTCCATCCCGTATTACCTCGGTGTTATTAAGCTTGCCCAGTGGTTGAAGAAACCAACGTTTATATATGCACAAGGGATTGGCCCGGTGAACCGGAAGATTTTTAATCCGATGATCCGTTCCGTTTTCAAAGCCTGTAAATATGTATCGGTTCGTGATGAGCAATCTGCCGAGCTGCTTCGTCAGCTAGGATTGCAGTGGAATCAGATTCACGTTGTACCTGATCCGGTGATGGGATTGCCATTGCCGGAGAATGGAGCGACAGAGAAGTCTGTTGTGGAGGGATCGGGTGAGAAGCCTTCGGTGAACGAGGGCTCTCCAGGTCATAACACTTCCTCGGGGAATACGAAACTTCCCGTTATCGGGATTTCAGTTCGTTTCTGGGAATCGGATCGCAAAGAGCTTACAGCTATTGCAGCTGGATTGAAGAAGCTCTGTGTGCACAAAGCAGTTCATTTGCGATTCATGCCATTCCATCTGCCTAAAGATGATGAGGCATCACGATTCGTGATGGAATTGATGGGCGATGTGAGTAGTAAAGGGAGCGAGGTCAGCATAACGGACAATCTGACCGATCCACAGCTCATGCTGCAAGAGGTAAGTCAGTGTGATATCGTCATTGGGATGCGACTGCACAGTCTGATCTATGCGGCTTCGCAATATGTACCGCCAGTGGGAATCTCCTACGATCCGAAGATCGATCAGTTCATGCTTCGCCTGGACAGCGATCCTGTAGGGAGCACAAGTACGCTTGACGCAGATCAACTAGCCAAGCATGTATCGAAACTTCTCGATCAGCGGTCACAATGGCTGAAGGAGCATGAGGAACTAATTACGGAATTGAAGCAGGAGGCCAGAGTGCCTGCTCAGCAGATTATTAACTATTTAGGCCGCAAAGGGTGA
- a CDS encoding DUF5693 family protein, with protein MRQKWLYWNTASRKWLWLVVIIGLVASIPVISDRVQTESSAKKVELVFNYRGLLDISAYQAHPQDFMNEQLTRLKDAGVTTMAVFESTLDELRKTRRIMVYNGQDLANLTKNVIPSNENYTYVLFTNEANAQTYAPIIEQTFADRQIPVVAWEYEGRSGLILQTPPENANMQPLQPDPVAVKMLRDHGFHILPRISDSVPYNQASMERLLSFFKENGVTRILFDGDAVKGYNDNAEMKSIDQFAQLLNKYDIGLAAIENLKKPQSGFQTLAYKIDYNVARLYSLSDADANLDVDTIADRFVLATKDRNIRMLYMNASPSRNTSKAMITDPIENLINSLGEPGHAVERMGKFGFELGQAEAFTVKDSSIQRYAKLVALIGAIALITLMVSYFVPLLTLLVFALSLVGSAGLFLLKPTLLEQGIALLVAIAAPTIAMVLAVRTVNYQQQRQPDASAGRRLGQTIILYVRTSILSFMAVPFVIALLNSITYSLVINQFRGVSLLHFAPIALVAIYVVFYRGSGSFSIKKIKEMLRMPINVLMVVLAVIAAAAGYYYLTRTGNSGSVTPLEMFLRTALEDTFGVRPRFKEFMGGHPLFIVGVFAALKYRKFVFVLILATIGQLSMVDTFAHIHTPAVLSLIRGVMGLGLGLIFGIIAVGVWQVAEGCWKKWSPLLKK; from the coding sequence GTGCGTCAAAAATGGCTTTATTGGAATACCGCTTCCCGGAAGTGGCTGTGGCTTGTTGTCATCATTGGATTGGTAGCCTCCATTCCAGTGATTAGTGATCGAGTGCAGACAGAGTCTTCTGCCAAGAAGGTAGAACTGGTCTTCAATTATCGGGGTCTGCTGGATATCTCAGCATATCAGGCCCATCCGCAAGATTTTATGAATGAACAATTAACACGTCTAAAAGATGCTGGCGTAACGACCATGGCGGTGTTCGAAAGTACACTGGATGAGTTGAGAAAGACACGCCGTATTATGGTATATAACGGTCAGGATCTCGCGAATCTGACGAAGAATGTGATTCCTTCGAATGAGAACTACACCTATGTGTTGTTCACCAATGAAGCGAATGCACAGACATATGCCCCTATTATTGAACAAACGTTCGCTGACCGCCAGATTCCTGTGGTTGCATGGGAATACGAAGGCCGTAGCGGCTTAATATTGCAGACTCCGCCGGAGAATGCCAACATGCAGCCATTGCAGCCTGACCCGGTTGCTGTGAAAATGCTGCGTGATCACGGCTTCCACATCTTGCCGCGGATCTCAGATAGCGTACCTTACAACCAAGCCTCCATGGAGCGATTGCTGTCGTTCTTCAAAGAGAATGGCGTTACGCGCATCTTGTTTGATGGTGATGCTGTGAAAGGGTACAATGATAATGCGGAGATGAAGAGTATTGATCAATTCGCTCAATTGCTCAATAAATACGATATCGGACTCGCAGCGATTGAGAATCTGAAGAAGCCACAATCAGGCTTCCAGACACTCGCTTACAAGATTGATTATAATGTTGCACGCCTATATTCCCTGAGTGATGCCGATGCCAATCTGGACGTAGATACCATTGCAGACCGTTTCGTATTGGCTACGAAAGACCGTAACATTCGCATGCTCTACATGAATGCTTCGCCAAGTCGGAATACGTCCAAAGCCATGATTACAGATCCAATCGAGAATCTAATCAACAGTCTGGGCGAACCAGGTCATGCGGTTGAACGTATGGGTAAATTCGGATTCGAGTTAGGACAAGCTGAAGCATTCACGGTGAAGGATTCGTCCATTCAGCGTTATGCCAAACTGGTTGCTCTAATTGGTGCGATTGCCTTGATTACGCTCATGGTATCGTACTTTGTACCACTGCTAACTCTGCTTGTTTTCGCGCTAAGCTTAGTGGGAAGTGCCGGATTGTTCTTGCTGAAACCGACACTGCTTGAGCAAGGGATCGCCTTGCTAGTAGCCATTGCGGCACCGACGATTGCCATGGTGCTTGCCGTTCGCACGGTGAACTACCAACAGCAACGTCAGCCAGATGCGTCAGCAGGTCGTCGTTTAGGTCAGACCATCATTCTATATGTAAGAACATCGATTCTTTCATTTATGGCAGTGCCGTTTGTTATCGCTTTGCTGAACAGCATTACGTACAGTCTGGTCATTAACCAGTTCCGAGGCGTAAGTCTGTTGCACTTTGCACCCATTGCGCTGGTCGCAATTTATGTAGTGTTCTATCGGGGTTCGGGCAGCTTCTCGATTAAGAAAATCAAAGAAATGCTGCGCATGCCAATTAACGTATTAATGGTTGTGCTCGCAGTCATTGCTGCAGCTGCAGGTTATTATTATTTGACGCGGACAGGCAATTCAGGCTCAGTTACACCACTTGAAATGTTCCTGCGTACAGCGCTTGAAGATACGTTCGGCGTTCGTCCAAGATTCAAAGAGTTCATGGGAGGGCACCCACTGTTCATCGTTGGTGTGTTCGCTGCATTGAAATATCGTAAATTCGTTTTTGTTCTTATTCTTGCAACGATTGGACAGTTGTCCATGGTTGATACGTTTGCGCATATCCACACACCAGCTGTGTTGTCCCTCATTCGTGGTGTGATGGGATTGGGACTTGGCTTAATCTTCGGGATCATTGCTGTGGGTGTGTGGCAAGTCGCGGAAGGATGTTGGAAAAAATGGTCACCACTTCTAAAAAAATAG
- a CDS encoding phospho-sugar mutase — MEQLSETAALTLQQWLEDASIDEATKQELRDLQDQPKELEDRFYRNLEFGTGGLRGVIGAGSNRMNRYTVGRATQGFARYLLEQHGDKEGRPSVVIAHDSRHYSPEFTLDAALVLAGNGIVAKLFTSLRPTPQLSFSVRHLQATGGIVVTASHNPPEYNGYKVYNHQGGQLVPHEAEKVIQYIQEVPSLADVKKLTQEEAEAQGLLVWLGEEEDQAFFDTVASQSLSRELIQDGVGRDFKIVFTPLHGTGNVPVRRVLEQIGFEQLHIVAEQEQPDAEFSTVKSPNPEEREAFTLAMKLGEAVGADILIGTDPDADRMGAVVKDNDGKYFVLSGNQSGAIMVHYVLSRLQETGKLPSNGAVIKTIVTSELGAVIAEHYGAEVMNTLTGFKYIGEKMDQFEESGSHTFLFGYEESYGYLAGNYARDKDAILASMLIAEAAAYYKSQGKTLYDVLQELYRQFGTFLEKLESRTLKGKDGVAQIQAKMTDWRSNPPQEVAGIAVQDVLDYSLGLDGLPKENVLKFILADGSWFCLRPSGTEPKIKIYFAVRGESTDDAQSRIERLSNAVMTRVDA; from the coding sequence ATGGAACAGTTAAGCGAAACAGCAGCATTGACGCTGCAGCAATGGTTGGAGGATGCTTCGATTGATGAAGCGACGAAACAGGAGCTTCGTGACTTGCAGGATCAGCCGAAAGAGCTGGAAGATCGTTTCTACCGTAATCTGGAGTTCGGTACGGGTGGATTGCGTGGTGTGATCGGCGCTGGAAGCAACCGGATGAACCGCTACACGGTAGGTCGTGCAACACAAGGATTCGCTCGGTATTTGTTGGAACAGCACGGTGACAAAGAAGGCAGACCTTCTGTTGTCATTGCGCATGATTCTCGTCACTATTCACCAGAGTTTACATTGGATGCTGCACTCGTTCTGGCAGGCAACGGCATCGTGGCGAAGCTGTTTACATCCTTGCGTCCTACGCCTCAGTTGTCCTTTAGCGTGCGTCATTTGCAAGCAACAGGCGGTATTGTGGTGACAGCGAGCCATAACCCTCCTGAATATAACGGATATAAAGTGTACAACCACCAAGGGGGTCAACTTGTGCCGCATGAAGCGGAGAAGGTGATTCAGTACATCCAGGAGGTTCCTTCTCTGGCCGATGTCAAAAAGCTGACTCAAGAAGAAGCCGAAGCCCAAGGGTTGCTCGTATGGCTTGGAGAAGAAGAAGATCAAGCATTCTTCGATACTGTAGCTAGTCAGAGCTTGAGTCGTGAACTGATCCAAGACGGTGTAGGACGTGATTTCAAAATCGTCTTCACGCCACTGCACGGAACAGGAAACGTGCCTGTACGTCGTGTATTGGAGCAGATCGGATTCGAACAACTTCACATCGTAGCAGAGCAAGAACAGCCAGATGCAGAGTTTTCCACAGTGAAGTCCCCTAACCCGGAAGAGCGCGAAGCATTTACGCTGGCGATGAAGCTGGGCGAAGCGGTTGGTGCAGACATTTTGATCGGTACAGACCCAGATGCAGACCGTATGGGTGCCGTGGTAAAAGACAACGATGGCAAATATTTCGTCTTGTCCGGTAACCAGTCCGGTGCCATTATGGTTCATTATGTATTAAGCCGTCTGCAAGAGACAGGTAAGCTACCAAGCAATGGTGCAGTAATCAAAACGATTGTAACGAGCGAATTGGGCGCAGTTATCGCTGAGCACTATGGTGCCGAAGTGATGAACACCCTGACAGGCTTCAAATATATCGGTGAAAAAATGGATCAATTCGAAGAAAGCGGCAGCCATACGTTCTTGTTCGGATATGAAGAGAGCTATGGTTACCTGGCAGGTAACTATGCACGCGATAAGGATGCCATCCTTGCTTCCATGTTAATCGCTGAGGCAGCTGCATATTACAAGAGCCAAGGTAAAACGTTGTACGATGTACTGCAAGAGCTGTATCGCCAGTTCGGAACGTTCTTGGAGAAGCTGGAGTCCCGTACACTGAAAGGTAAAGATGGAGTCGCTCAGATTCAAGCTAAAATGACAGACTGGCGCTCCAATCCGCCACAAGAAGTAGCGGGAATCGCAGTACAAGACGTACTAGACTACTCGCTTGGCTTAGATGGCTTGCCAAAAGAAAATGTACTCAAGTTCATTTTGGCGGACGGATCATGGTTCTGCCTGCGTCCATCAGGAACTGAGCCTAAGATCAAAATTTACTTTGCCGTACGTGGTGAGAGCACAGACGATGCTCAAAGCCGTATCGAGCGTTTGTCTAACGCAGTAATGACGCGTGTAGACGCGTAA
- the fabZ gene encoding 3-hydroxyacyl-ACP dehydratase FabZ: MLDSKQIQAIIPHRPPFLLVDKIVEMEEGKRAVGLKNVTINEPHFLGHFPEYPVMPGVLITEALAQVGAVAMLSIESNKGKIGFLAGLDNFRFRGQVVPGDTLMLEVEITRLKGSIGKGKATARVEDKIVAEGEIMFALSDPS, translated from the coding sequence GTGCTCGATAGCAAACAGATTCAAGCGATCATTCCGCACCGTCCCCCATTCCTACTGGTGGATAAAATTGTAGAGATGGAGGAGGGCAAGCGTGCTGTTGGATTGAAGAATGTAACGATCAACGAACCGCACTTCCTAGGTCATTTTCCAGAGTATCCGGTAATGCCGGGTGTCTTGATTACAGAAGCGCTGGCTCAAGTTGGTGCAGTAGCTATGCTTAGCATCGAGAGCAATAAAGGCAAAATTGGATTTTTGGCGGGACTGGACAACTTCCGATTCCGTGGACAAGTTGTGCCTGGAGATACGCTGATGCTCGAAGTGGAGATCACTCGACTGAAGGGCTCGATCGGTAAAGGTAAAGCTACAGCTAGAGTGGAAGATAAAATTGTCGCTGAAGGCGAGATCATGTTTGCATTGTCTGACCCAAGCTAA
- a CDS encoding DNA-directed RNA polymerase subunit beta: MTDTEQQNSKPDKTKVKKKKSGWRIARWFLVPFLLVLALAGGMVAGYVVLGKQDIGSVFEWSTWEHVYNLVFAP; this comes from the coding sequence ATGACAGATACAGAGCAGCAGAACAGTAAGCCGGATAAGACGAAAGTCAAGAAGAAGAAGAGTGGATGGCGTATTGCCAGATGGTTTCTGGTTCCGTTTCTGCTTGTTCTTGCCCTCGCTGGTGGTATGGTCGCTGGCTATGTAGTACTGGGTAAACAGGATATCGGCTCCGTATTCGAGTGGAGCACCTGGGAGCATGTGTATAATCTGGTGTTCGCTCCATAG
- a CDS encoding flagellar hook-basal body protein → MNNSMISAKVSMTGIQQRLEVIADNIANVNTAGYKSKQAAFEDVLTRVQQQPEKYKLDGRSTPMGFNLGFGVRLSDVTKDMTQGSLNETGNPTDLAIEGNAMFAVEANGQKMWTRQGAFHFVPDERPNPNPNAPQMMVLVNGEGHFALDRQGNRITEQVNSKVAFDENGNLLIRRGNAANATIGAQLQLVDIERPEGLVQFADNLFGLDVGLTEDDVFGANAATRPATATIRAGYLEQSNVDLTSEMALLMQGQRTYQLAARALTSSDSMAGLANNLRA, encoded by the coding sequence ATGAATAATTCCATGATTAGTGCCAAGGTTTCCATGACCGGCATTCAGCAACGTCTGGAAGTCATTGCCGATAATATTGCCAACGTGAACACGGCAGGCTATAAGAGCAAGCAGGCAGCGTTTGAGGATGTTTTGACTCGTGTACAACAACAACCTGAGAAGTATAAACTAGATGGTCGTTCTACACCGATGGGATTTAACCTCGGGTTTGGAGTACGTTTATCAGATGTTACGAAGGATATGACGCAAGGATCGCTTAATGAGACGGGTAACCCGACGGATCTAGCGATTGAAGGCAATGCGATGTTTGCTGTGGAAGCGAATGGACAGAAAATGTGGACACGTCAAGGTGCATTCCATTTTGTACCTGATGAAAGACCGAATCCGAATCCGAACGCACCTCAGATGATGGTTCTCGTTAACGGAGAAGGGCATTTCGCGCTTGATCGTCAAGGTAATCGGATTACAGAACAGGTGAATAGCAAGGTCGCATTTGATGAGAATGGGAATTTGCTAATTCGCCGAGGTAATGCAGCTAACGCAACCATTGGGGCTCAGTTGCAACTCGTTGATATCGAGCGTCCAGAAGGTTTGGTGCAGTTTGCCGATAACCTGTTTGGGTTGGACGTTGGTTTAACGGAAGATGATGTATTTGGAGCTAATGCGGCGACGCGTCCAGCGACGGCTACAATTCGTGCGGGTTACTTGGAACAGTCCAATGTGGATCTGACTTCGGAGATGGCTTTGCTGATGCAAGGACAGCGTACGTATCAGTTGGCAGCTCGGGCACTGACATCCAGTGATTCGATGGCGGGTCTAGCCAACAATTTGAGAGCATAA
- a CDS encoding flagellar hook-basal body protein has translation MLRGLYTATAGMLTQQRRHDTATQNIVNMNTTGYKQVSSVSRSFPEMLITLVGGDANTPTKRLGRLNSGVFAEESLSMNVQGAIRESGQKSDFAISSNLVVNDPQTGQPVPFDASGKFVREDGTVTYQPQAYFTVQDADGNTRYTRDGHFLVTGTGQLLSSTGAQVLDNDGQPVVLTGSVEQFKVDEQGRLLNAATGAPTGVTLGISVVDLPNQLVRQGDGNFSLNEQGGATARMMAAGDNVQIRQGYLEGSNVDASQATVDMNAAFRAYEANQKIVQFYDRSLEKAVNEVGRV, from the coding sequence ATGCTAAGAGGTCTATATACGGCCACCGCGGGAATGCTTACGCAACAACGTCGCCATGACACAGCAACGCAGAATATCGTGAATATGAACACAACGGGATACAAACAGGTGAGCAGTGTTAGCCGATCCTTCCCGGAAATGCTCATTACTTTGGTGGGCGGAGATGCGAATACTCCAACAAAGCGGTTGGGTAGATTGAACTCAGGTGTATTTGCCGAAGAGAGCTTGTCTATGAATGTGCAAGGTGCGATTAGAGAGAGTGGACAGAAGAGTGATTTTGCCATTTCATCTAATTTGGTGGTAAATGATCCACAGACGGGACAACCTGTACCATTTGATGCATCAGGCAAGTTTGTGAGAGAAGATGGTACGGTTACGTATCAACCGCAGGCATATTTTACGGTGCAGGATGCCGACGGTAATACAAGATACACGCGTGATGGGCATTTCCTTGTTACGGGAACAGGACAATTGCTGAGCTCGACGGGCGCTCAAGTGTTGGATAATGATGGACAACCTGTCGTGTTGACAGGCTCAGTGGAGCAATTTAAAGTGGATGAGCAAGGTCGTCTCTTGAATGCAGCTACAGGCGCTCCTACAGGCGTTACACTTGGAATTAGCGTTGTGGATTTACCGAATCAGCTGGTACGTCAAGGTGACGGTAACTTCAGCCTGAATGAACAGGGTGGTGCAACGGCTAGAATGATGGCTGCTGGGGATAACGTTCAGATTCGCCAAGGTTACTTGGAGGGCTCCAATGTGGATGCTTCTCAAGCGACAGTGGATATGAATGCTGCGTTCCGTGCGTATGAAGCCAATCAGAAAATTGTGCAGTTCTATGACCGAAGTTTAGAAAAGGCAGTTAATGAAGTTGGACGTGTATAA
- a CDS encoding rod shape-determining protein codes for MLSKDIGIDLGTANVLIHVKGSGVVLDEPSVVTIESDTKRVLAVGEEARRMVGRTPGNIVAIRPLRDGVIADFEITEAMLRHFINRVGARSWYSHPRILICAPTNITSVEQKAIREAAERSGAKEVFLEEEPKAAAIGAGMDIFQPSGNMVVDIGGGTTDVAVLSMGDVVTASSIKVAGDKFDEAIIKFIKAKYKLMIGERTAEDLKIAIGSVHPGGRQTEMDIRGRDMVTGLPITVTVSGHEVQEALWDSVQSIIVAAKSVLERTPPELSADIIDRGVVLTGGGALLNGLDELLSNELHVPVWVAEDPMHCVVKGTGIMLNNLDQVVKKKF; via the coding sequence ATGTTAAGCAAGGATATCGGTATTGATCTTGGCACGGCGAACGTGCTAATTCACGTGAAAGGAAGCGGGGTTGTCCTCGATGAACCTTCCGTTGTGACCATTGAAAGCGATACGAAGCGGGTCCTTGCTGTTGGGGAAGAAGCGCGTCGTATGGTGGGGCGTACTCCAGGTAACATTGTTGCCATTAGACCGCTGCGTGACGGCGTTATTGCGGACTTCGAGATTACGGAAGCGATGCTCAGACATTTCATTAACCGTGTGGGGGCGAGAAGTTGGTACAGCCACCCACGGATTTTGATCTGCGCACCGACCAATATTACTTCCGTAGAGCAGAAGGCCATCCGTGAAGCTGCTGAACGCAGCGGTGCCAAAGAAGTATTCCTAGAAGAAGAGCCGAAAGCGGCAGCGATCGGTGCAGGCATGGATATTTTTCAGCCGAGCGGCAATATGGTCGTAGATATCGGCGGCGGAACGACTGACGTTGCAGTCCTATCGATGGGCGACGTAGTCACCGCCTCTTCTATTAAAGTTGCAGGGGACAAGTTCGACGAAGCAATAATCAAGTTTATCAAAGCCAAATATAAGCTCATGATCGGTGAACGTACAGCCGAGGATCTGAAGATTGCCATTGGCTCTGTACATCCAGGCGGACGTCAGACGGAGATGGATATTCGTGGACGAGATATGGTAACGGGTCTGCCGATTACCGTAACGGTTTCTGGCCATGAAGTGCAAGAAGCTCTGTGGGATTCGGTACAATCCATCATCGTGGCAGCGAAGTCTGTATTAGAGCGGACACCACCTGAATTATCAGCGGACATCATTGATCGTGGTGTTGTGTTGACAGGCGGGGGCGCACTACTGAACGGATTGGACGAGCTGTTATCGAATGAATTGCATGTACCAGTATGGGTAGCAGAGGATCCAATGCATTGTGTTGTAAAAGGAACAGGCATTATGTTGAATAATTTGGATCAAGTAGTTAAGAAAAAATTCTAA
- the spoIIID gene encoding sporulation transcriptional regulator SpoIIID has translation MHDYIKERTIKIGRCIVETRNTVRTIAKEFGVSKSTVHKDLTERLPEINPDLADQVKHILEYHKSIRHLRGGEATKIKYKKTSGKKREVLASAKS, from the coding sequence GTGCACGATTACATCAAGGAACGGACCATCAAAATTGGTCGCTGCATTGTTGAGACAAGAAATACGGTCCGTACCATAGCCAAGGAATTCGGCGTGTCAAAGAGTACTGTGCATAAGGATCTGACGGAGCGTTTGCCGGAAATCAACCCTGATCTTGCTGACCAGGTAAAACACATTTTGGAGTACCACAAGTCGATCCGTCATTTGCGGGGCGGGGAAGCGACCAAGATCAAATACAAAAAAACGAGTGGAAAAAAGCGTGAAGTGTTGGCTTCTGCAAAATCGTAA
- a CDS encoding M23 family metallopeptidase, with product MNEQNKKTVQEETPKTTQGVPASQPSSWKRAMSKRWVFPAAYIAAAGIILTLVWVYQGTSEQALNSDPAGVVETGTKGTEETAVVDGEQESVEVVAKSESFVWPVASPSEVSIVKPFYENEGSTEEHEAAMVQYNDTFIPNTGVDLARGDNKSFEVKAALSGTVTRVEQNPLTGQVVEITHDENLKTVYQSLSDVKVKENDEVKQGDAIASAGVNELGKTLGNHLHFEVYEDGQPVNPKGFLPEK from the coding sequence ATGAATGAACAAAACAAAAAAACAGTCCAAGAAGAAACTCCTAAAACAACACAAGGAGTACCGGCTAGCCAGCCCTCTTCATGGAAAAGAGCAATGTCCAAACGTTGGGTGTTCCCAGCAGCCTACATCGCAGCAGCAGGTATTATACTAACCTTAGTGTGGGTCTATCAGGGAACAAGCGAACAAGCGCTTAACTCGGATCCAGCAGGTGTAGTAGAAACCGGCACCAAGGGTACAGAAGAAACAGCAGTGGTTGATGGCGAACAGGAAAGTGTGGAAGTTGTTGCGAAGTCGGAAAGTTTTGTATGGCCAGTAGCGAGCCCTTCGGAAGTATCGATCGTGAAGCCTTTCTATGAAAACGAAGGTTCAACGGAAGAGCATGAAGCTGCGATGGTACAGTATAACGATACGTTTATCCCGAATACCGGTGTAGACCTGGCAAGAGGAGATAACAAATCGTTCGAAGTAAAAGCAGCACTTAGCGGAACGGTAACCCGGGTTGAGCAAAATCCGCTGACAGGTCAAGTTGTGGAAATTACTCACGACGAGAACCTCAAGACGGTATATCAGAGCTTGTCCGATGTAAAAGTAAAAGAAAATGACGAAGTGAAGCAAGGGGATGCCATTGCATCAGCTGGCGTGAATGAATTGGGTAAAACGCTTGGCAACCATCTGCACTTCGAAGTTTACGAAGACGGACAGCCGGTTAACCCCAAAGGATTTCTCCCGGAAAAATAA